CTTGTGCTACTGTTTCTAAGAGTGCGGGGTAATTACCTTATCTCGCCCTGGTTAGAACATAATTTTATAGATCCCCCCTGTTTGGGTTTTGTGGACTTCTTATCAAACCCCTGTTGACTGATCCCCGTGAACTGAGACCTTTGAAAAACTGAAAATTGACTTCGTGAAGAAGGTCTTTGAACTGTTACCTAAAGGCGGAGATCAGAGACAACTCAATTAAAAGCGGAAATTCCCAGGACGTCACGGGCAATCATTAACCGCTGGATCTCATTCGTTCCTTCGGCTATGGTAAAGTAACGAATATCCCGATAGTAACGTTCCACAGGAAATTCTTTCGTATATCCATATCCTCCATGTATCTGCAGAGCTTCTTCCGCTATTTTCAATACATTTTCCGTGGCAAAAAGCTTCGCCATTGACGCCTCCCTTCTACAGGGTTTACCTTTGTCGAGAAGGTCACTGGCCTGAAATCCTAACAGTCTCATCGCGCTGGTAAGGGTGACCATGTCACTGATCTTGGCCTGGATAAGCTGAAAGGCCCCTATTGGTTTACCAAACTGGACTCGGTTCTTGGCGTATTCGACGGCGGCATCAACGCATGCCTGGGCAACCCCCGCGGCAATAAAAGCCACCATCGCCCGGGCGCTGTTTAAGAACTTCAAACCCTGCCGCAGACCATCCCCTACCTTACCGAGCAGGTTTTCCTGGGGCACCTCACAGTCCTCAAAAATCAATTCAGCCAGGGGGCTACAGACCAACCCCATTTTCTCTATCGGCCTTGCCTTATAACCCATCATCCTTTCCACGAGGAAAGCGGCAGTCCCATTTATTCCCTTAGACTTATCGGTCTGGGCAATGACAATACCAATATCACCCTCGACGCCGTTGGTGATAAGCATTTTAGTGCCATTTAGAATCCACCTGCCGTCGGTAAAGACCGCTCTCATCTCGATACTCGAGGCATCGGAACCTACATTAGGCTCTGTGAGAGCAAAGAAACCTATTGATTCACCGCACAAAAGCGACGGCATAAATCTCTCCCGCTGCGCCTCCGTTCCATAATCATGGATGTGGGTTAAGACGGAGTTTGAAATGCTGACCACGGCACGCAGAGACGGCCATACCCTCGATAACCCTTCAATCATCAGAAAGTAGGTGGTATAACTCAGCCCCGCTCCCCCCGCCTCCTCGGGTAGCAGCCCCCCCAGATAACCAAAGGGGATAAGCTTCTTTACCAGTTCCTTGGGGACGGGCCGGCCCGATTTCTCATACTCATCAACTAAAGGCCGGATTTCTTTATCAAGGAAACGCCGGACCGTTTCCTTGATCATTCGCTGTTCTTCCGAAAGTTCCATGTCCATAGTCTGTCTCCTGCCTGTCCTGCGCGAACGCTTTTCTGTTTATAATCTGCCGATCATATTCCTGGCAATGACCACCCTCTGTATCTGATTACTCCCATCATAAATCTGGACAGACTTTGCGTCCCGCATCCTTCTCTCGATGGGGAAATCCTTTGTATATCCATAGCCACCCATGATTTGAACGGCATCTGTGGTTACCTTCATCCCCACATCGGCGGCATAACACTTGGACATACAAACCAGAGACTCAATTTCATTGAAACTTGCCCCATTTGTATCCATAAGGTAGGCTGTCCTGTATATCAGGGACTTGGCGGCCTCTATCTCCATCGCCATGTCGGCCAGCATAAACTGGATGCCCTGGAAAGCGGCGATAGGTTTGCCAAACTGGACCCTCTGCTTACTGTACTCTATGACGTACTCCAGCGCCCCCTCGGCATTCCCCAGGGCCGTACACCCTGCTCCCCAGGCACGCATCATATTAGCTACACCGGTGAGGAGACTCCAGCCTTTGTTCACCTCCCCGATAAGATTATCTCTGGGTGCCTTTACATCCTCAAAGATCAGCTCAACCGTTCCTGTTCCTCTGAATCCCATTTTGTTTTCCTTTTTTCCTACACGAAAACCAGGAGTGTCTTTATCTACCATCATCACGCTGATCCCTTTTGCCTTTTCTCCCCCGGTCCTTACAAAAACAAGGTGTAATTCCGCTATCTCACCGGTCGTGATGAAGACCTTTGTGCCGTTTATCATATAATGATCTCCATCCAGGACAGCCCTTGTCTGAAGAGAGGCGGCATCAGAACCGTAATTCGGCTCTGTCAGGGCAAAGGAACATGCCTGTGTCCCCTCCTCGAGCCTCTTNNNNNNNNNNNNNNNNNNNNNNNNNNNNNNNNNNNNNNNNNNNNNNNNNNNNNNNNNNNNNNNNNNNNNNNNNNNNNNNNNNNNNNNNNNNNNNNNNNNNTGTATCCCCTTCGCATCTCTCATCATACGTTCCAGAGGGTAGTCTTTCGTGTATCCATACCCTCCCAATATCTGGACGGCATCGGTGGTAACCTTCATCGCCGCATCGGTGGTAAAGCATTTCGCCATGGAGACCATAGGTTCGATCTG
The window above is part of the Syntrophales bacterium genome. Proteins encoded here:
- a CDS encoding acyl-CoA dehydrogenase family protein, encoding MDMELSEEQRMIKETVRRFLDKEIRPLVDEYEKSGRPVPKELVKKLIPFGYLGGLLPEEAGGAGLSYTTYFLMIEGLSRVWPSLRAVVSISNSVLTHIHDYGTEAQRERFMPSLLCGESIGFFALTEPNVGSDASSIEMRAVFTDGRWILNGTKMLITNGVEGDIGIVIAQTDKSKGINGTAAFLVERMMGYKARPIEKMGLVCSPLAELIFEDCEVPQENLLGKVGDGLRQGLKFLNSARAMVAFIAAGVAQACVDAAVEYAKNRVQFGKPIGAFQLIQAKISDMVTLTSAMRLLGFQASDLLDKGKPCRREASMAKLFATENVLKIAEEALQIHGGYGYTKEFPVERYYRDIRYFTIAEGTNEIQRLMIARDVLGISAFN
- a CDS encoding acyl-CoA dehydrogenase family protein: KRLEEGTQACSFALTEPNYGSDAASLQTRAVLDGDHYMINGTKVFITTGEIAELHLVFVRTGGEKAKGISVMMVDKDTPGFRVGKKENKMGFRGTGTVELIFEDVKAPRDNLIGEVNKGWSLLTGVANMMRAWGAGCTALGNAEGALEYVIEYSKQRVQFGKPIAAFQGIQFMLADMAMEIEAAKSLIYRTAYLMDTNGASFNEIESLVCMSKCYAADVGMKVTTDAVQIMGGYGYTKDFPIERRMRDAKSVQIYDGSNQIQRVVIARNMIGRL